A portion of the Lysinibacillus timonensis genome contains these proteins:
- a CDS encoding TerC family protein, producing MDLSLFLQYGSVLLVLIVLEGLLSADNALVLAVMAKGLPEKLQKKALDIGLALAFIFRIGAIFVISFLFNVWQVQAIGAAYLIFIAVKHFLKRDHGEVEVKEKSFKTTVAQIALADIAFAIDSILAAVALVIALPATTFGHIGGIDTAQFVLIVLGAIAGLVVIRFASQAFVKLLTERPSLESAAMLIVGWVGVKLVMHTLAHDAVHIIPHSFVEGPIWNSIFWVVMLSIAIIGWFASGKKKPEHEASTENE from the coding sequence ATGGATTTATCATTATTTCTACAGTATGGTTCAGTATTATTAGTTTTAATAGTACTAGAAGGTTTATTATCTGCAGATAATGCCTTAGTTTTAGCGGTAATGGCCAAAGGTTTACCAGAAAAACTTCAGAAAAAAGCATTAGATATCGGTTTAGCACTTGCCTTTATTTTCCGTATTGGTGCTATCTTTGTTATTTCATTTTTATTTAATGTTTGGCAAGTTCAAGCAATTGGGGCAGCATACTTAATCTTTATCGCCGTTAAACATTTTCTCAAGCGGGATCATGGAGAAGTGGAAGTTAAAGAAAAGAGTTTCAAAACGACTGTTGCACAAATTGCTTTAGCTGATATTGCTTTTGCAATTGACTCCATTTTAGCAGCGGTAGCATTAGTAATTGCTTTACCAGCAACAACTTTTGGACATATTGGTGGTATTGATACTGCTCAATTTGTACTTATCGTCTTAGGGGCTATAGCAGGCTTAGTTGTTATCCGTTTCGCATCGCAAGCGTTCGTGAAACTACTAACAGAACGTCCATCCCTAGAGTCAGCAGCAATGTTAATTGTAGGTTGGGTAGGGGTAAAATTAGTAATGCATACTCTAGCTCATGATGCTGTTCATATTATTCCTCACTCTTTCGTGGAAGGTCCAATTTGGAATTCAATTTTCTGGGTTGTCATGTTATCAATCGCTATCATTGGATGGTTTGCTTCAGGCAAGAAAAAGCCAGAGCATGAAGCATCAACCGAAAACGAATAA
- the recQ gene encoding DNA helicase RecQ, with protein MLKEARKLLQQYYGYTDFRKGQAEIIENILHQKNTLGILPTGGGKSLCFQIPALLFEGTTIVISPLISLMKDQVDSLTASDIPATYINSSLTHNELHEQISLIRQGAYKLVYVAPERFDSDYFIDVLNSINITLIAFDEAHCISQWGHDFRPSYRSIVAALKKLNQHPPVIALTATATANVADDIRELLHIDLADTFTTGFARENLSFHVIKGSNKRDFILEYLNQHPSESGIIYTSSRKETDGLYNYLTAKGYSVAKYHAGLSEIERKEAQDQFVYDEKPIMIATNAFGMGIDKSNVRFVIHYNLPKNLEAYYQEAGRAGRDGDESECYILFSKQDIQLQKFFIEQTSYDPEKREEEYRKLNQMVLYCHTEECLQSYIIRYFDPTVSEMKCQKCSNCKDTREKVDITREAQMIFSCCKRMGERFGATLIAQVLKGSNSKRIKELGFQQLTTYGLLKSQTEKEIVDTINYLLTEDYLHLTDGKYPVVMLTQKAIPVLKGEETVWMKKDRTPIRALNEQEENEGLFEILRTLRKQLAAEEQVPPFVIFSDTTLKEMSRYFPTNEASMLQIKGVGQSKFAKYGKAFIKSIQDFLSNNEMEMPKLPSTQQEEQPRENKLTDKPSHLASYELFIDGMSIDNIVLQRKLSKITVQNHIIRCAEEGHDMNWYKIFDEDTEKRVMKVILELDSDKLKPIWEALNGEIDYFIIQAVITKNRLNTNIR; from the coding sequence TTGTTAAAAGAAGCAAGGAAACTATTACAGCAATATTATGGTTATACTGATTTTAGAAAAGGGCAAGCAGAAATTATTGAAAATATTTTGCATCAAAAAAATACACTGGGCATTCTTCCAACTGGTGGCGGAAAATCCCTTTGCTTTCAAATTCCTGCACTACTTTTTGAAGGGACGACAATCGTTATTTCTCCACTTATATCGTTAATGAAAGACCAAGTAGATTCCCTTACTGCTTCTGATATTCCTGCAACTTATATTAATAGTTCGCTGACTCATAACGAACTTCATGAGCAGATATCTTTGATTCGTCAAGGTGCCTATAAACTTGTTTATGTTGCTCCTGAAAGATTTGATTCTGATTATTTTATCGACGTATTAAATTCAATTAATATCACATTAATTGCTTTTGATGAAGCTCACTGTATTTCTCAATGGGGACATGATTTTAGGCCTAGTTATCGTTCAATAGTAGCGGCATTAAAGAAACTAAATCAGCATCCACCCGTAATAGCGTTGACAGCAACAGCGACGGCAAATGTTGCAGACGATATTCGCGAGTTATTACATATTGATCTGGCAGATACTTTTACAACCGGTTTTGCCCGTGAAAATCTCTCTTTCCATGTCATAAAAGGGTCTAACAAACGTGATTTTATTTTGGAGTATTTAAATCAACATCCAAGTGAATCAGGCATCATTTACACATCGAGTAGAAAAGAAACGGATGGGCTTTATAATTATTTAACCGCTAAAGGGTATTCTGTCGCAAAATATCATGCAGGACTTTCTGAAATAGAGCGTAAGGAAGCTCAAGATCAATTTGTCTATGATGAAAAACCCATTATGATTGCAACGAATGCTTTTGGAATGGGAATTGATAAGTCAAACGTTCGTTTTGTCATCCATTACAACTTACCAAAAAATCTTGAAGCCTATTATCAAGAGGCTGGACGAGCAGGTCGTGATGGCGACGAGAGTGAATGTTACATTTTATTTTCAAAGCAAGATATACAATTACAAAAATTCTTTATTGAACAAACGAGTTACGATCCCGAAAAACGTGAAGAGGAATATCGTAAGCTAAACCAAATGGTTTTATACTGCCATACAGAAGAGTGTCTTCAATCTTATATTATTCGATATTTTGATCCAACAGTGTCTGAAATGAAATGTCAAAAATGTAGCAATTGTAAAGATACTCGAGAAAAAGTAGATATCACACGTGAAGCACAAATGATTTTCTCTTGTTGTAAGCGGATGGGCGAACGATTTGGTGCTACATTGATTGCACAAGTTTTAAAAGGTTCTAATTCAAAGAGAATTAAGGAACTAGGATTCCAACAGTTAACAACCTATGGACTATTAAAATCACAAACAGAAAAGGAAATTGTAGATACTATTAATTATTTACTTACAGAAGATTACTTACATTTAACGGATGGAAAATATCCTGTTGTTATGTTAACGCAAAAAGCAATCCCAGTTTTAAAGGGTGAAGAAACGGTCTGGATGAAAAAGGACCGAACACCAATTAGAGCATTAAATGAGCAAGAGGAGAACGAGGGCTTATTTGAAATCTTACGTACTTTAAGAAAACAATTAGCAGCAGAAGAACAGGTGCCGCCATTTGTCATCTTTTCAGATACTACATTAAAGGAAATGAGCCGTTACTTTCCTACAAACGAAGCTTCCATGCTTCAAATTAAAGGTGTAGGACAGAGTAAATTCGCAAAATACGGCAAGGCTTTTATTAAAAGTATACAAGATTTCTTATCAAATAATGAAATGGAAATGCCAAAACTCCCTAGCACTCAACAAGAGGAACAACCAAGAGAGAACAAATTAACTGATAAACCTAGCCATTTAGCTTCTTATGAATTATTTATTGATGGAATGAGTATTGATAACATCGTCTTACAAAGAAAGTTATCGAAAATTACTGTTCAAAATCATATTATTCGTTGTGCCGAGGAAGGCCATGACATGAATTGGTATAAGATATTTGATGAGGATACCGAAAAAAGAGTGATGAAGGTTATTCTAGAATTAGACAGTGATAAACTTAAACCTATTTGGGAAGCACTGAATGGCGAAATTGATTATTTTATTATACAGGCTGTAATTACGAAGAACCGATTGAATACAAACATTAGGTAA
- a CDS encoding NADPH-dependent oxidoreductase, translating into MNDVIKQLGKHSSVRDYDTSKDVSEEQVEAIIRSAMAAPNWINGQQVSVIAVRNPERKSLLAKAAGDQKWVEEAHVFLVFCMDFYRAKLASEKNNMEFRIVYDLEATIIGSTDVGIALGSAVIAAESMGLGTVPIGGIRKNAQDVIEILELPEYVYPISGLAIGYPKVIPSPKPRLPLQATYHKEKYNFNIQKDVIDLYDDTIASYMSERTNGQDSSDWSSKVAHFYETRFEPYAKVTSSTIKKQGFHYR; encoded by the coding sequence ATGAATGATGTCATTAAACAATTAGGTAAGCATAGTTCTGTAAGAGATTATGATACGAGTAAAGATGTTAGTGAAGAGCAGGTGGAGGCTATAATAAGATCTGCAATGGCGGCACCAAATTGGATTAATGGACAGCAAGTGAGTGTTATTGCTGTCAGAAATCCTGAAAGAAAGTCATTATTAGCAAAAGCTGCTGGTGATCAAAAATGGGTGGAGGAGGCCCATGTTTTTCTTGTCTTCTGTATGGATTTTTATCGGGCAAAATTAGCCTCAGAAAAAAATAATATGGAGTTTCGAATTGTGTATGATCTTGAGGCAACTATCATCGGTTCCACGGATGTAGGAATCGCTTTAGGTAGCGCGGTTATAGCTGCTGAGTCAATGGGACTTGGAACCGTTCCAATTGGAGGAATCAGAAAAAATGCACAAGACGTTATTGAAATATTAGAACTTCCGGAATACGTATACCCTATTTCAGGCCTTGCAATCGGTTATCCTAAGGTTATACCTAGTCCAAAACCGAGACTTCCTCTTCAGGCGACTTACCATAAAGAAAAATACAATTTCAATATACAAAAGGACGTTATTGATCTGTACGATGATACGATTGCATCTTATATGTCTGAAAGGACGAATGGTCAAGATTCGAGTGATTGGTCTAGTAAAGTAGCACACTTTTATGAGACCCGCTTCGAGCCCTATGCAAAAGTCACTAGTTCTACTATAAAAAAACAAGGCTTTCATTATCGATAA
- the uvsE gene encoding UV DNA damage repair endonuclease UvsE, which produces MILRFGYVSTALSLWEASPSRTLTFTNWKKLDEDSRKEKLYYLTEQNLKNTIRTLHYNIAYGIDIYRMSSSIVPLATHPEVKWDFRTPFKTLFKDIGKLVQKNNLRVSFHPNQYTLFTSPQAHITANAIIDMTYHYEMLEAMGLHKDANINIHVGGTYGNKSEAIERFHQNFKELHSDIRMQTTLENDDKTYTAEETLTICEEQGVPFVFDYHHHWANNESGEFESFLPRIFATWERTGKVPKFHLSSPKSEKLTRAHADFVEIDFALPFIKALQAFGKSADIMIEAKAKDQAALKLVEELSKSRGFKRINGGAIEI; this is translated from the coding sequence GTGATACTTAGATTTGGATATGTCTCAACAGCTCTTTCTTTGTGGGAGGCTTCACCTTCTCGAACGTTAACTTTTACAAATTGGAAGAAACTCGATGAGGATAGTAGAAAAGAAAAGCTCTATTATTTAACAGAACAGAATTTAAAAAATACCATTCGTACCCTTCATTATAATATTGCATATGGAATTGACATCTACCGAATGTCGTCTTCCATTGTGCCACTTGCTACACATCCAGAAGTAAAGTGGGATTTTAGAACACCATTTAAAACACTTTTCAAAGACATTGGCAAGTTGGTACAGAAGAATAATTTAAGAGTTAGTTTTCACCCAAATCAATATACATTGTTTACAAGTCCGCAGGCACATATTACAGCTAATGCAATAATAGATATGACTTATCATTACGAAATGTTAGAGGCGATGGGATTACATAAGGACGCTAATATTAATATTCATGTAGGCGGAACATATGGCAATAAATCAGAAGCAATAGAAAGATTTCATCAAAATTTTAAGGAGCTACACTCAGATATTCGCATGCAAACAACGTTAGAGAATGATGATAAGACATACACGGCAGAAGAAACACTCACAATTTGCGAAGAGCAAGGAGTTCCATTTGTTTTTGATTATCATCATCATTGGGCAAATAATGAAAGTGGAGAATTCGAAAGTTTCCTTCCTCGAATCTTTGCAACATGGGAACGTACGGGAAAGGTACCAAAATTCCATTTGTCTTCTCCCAAATCAGAAAAATTAACAAGAGCACATGCAGATTTTGTTGAAATAGATTTTGCACTTCCTTTTATTAAGGCATTGCAAGCTTTTGGAAAATCCGCAGATATAATGATTGAAGCAAAAGCGAAAGATCAAGCAGCATTAAAGCTTGTAGAAGAGTTAAGCAAGTCACGAGGATTTAAACGAATTAATGGTGGGGCTATAGAAATTTAG
- a CDS encoding dicarboxylate/amino acid:cation symporter, with protein MKKIGLLSQILIAFVIAIILGVIVGPGIEVVKPLGDLFLRLIKFIIVPLVLASLVVGVAGTGDLKGIGRMGGITFIYYMLTTAVAVTIGIILANIFSPGSGLNLSLSGEKAEPTATPGIVDTFLNIIPTNPLASLVEGNMLQIIFFAIFLGIAITMIGDKAKPVYNFFDGLAEIMYKITNMVMKVAPIGVFGLIAPTVGQYGVSVLLPLIKLILVVYAGCIIHALLVYSFSVKTIAKMNPLTFFKGIAPASLVAFSTSSSSGTLPITIKNTEDNLGVSKKVSSFVLPLGATINMDGTALYQGVCALFIAQFMGVDLSITQQILIVLTATLASIGTAGVPGAGLIMLTMVTTAVGLPLEAVALVAGIDRILDMMRTSLNVTGDASAAVVVNALEEKRELKASNNVSV; from the coding sequence ATGAAAAAAATTGGTTTGCTTTCACAAATTTTAATAGCTTTTGTTATTGCCATTATTTTAGGTGTTATTGTCGGACCAGGTATTGAGGTAGTTAAGCCACTTGGGGACTTATTTTTACGACTTATTAAATTTATCATTGTTCCATTAGTTCTTGCTTCTCTAGTAGTAGGTGTTGCTGGGACGGGAGATTTAAAGGGAATCGGGAGAATGGGTGGAATAACGTTTATCTACTATATGTTGACTACTGCAGTTGCTGTAACAATTGGAATAATTCTAGCAAATATCTTCTCACCGGGTTCAGGACTTAATCTCTCATTATCTGGTGAAAAAGCTGAGCCAACAGCTACACCAGGAATTGTTGATACATTTTTAAATATCATCCCAACGAATCCTCTTGCTTCATTAGTAGAAGGAAATATGCTCCAAATTATCTTCTTTGCAATCTTCCTAGGTATAGCGATTACAATGATTGGAGACAAAGCTAAACCTGTATATAACTTCTTTGACGGGTTAGCTGAAATTATGTATAAAATTACGAATATGGTAATGAAGGTAGCTCCTATCGGCGTATTTGGTTTAATTGCACCAACAGTCGGTCAATATGGAGTTTCAGTATTACTTCCATTAATTAAGCTAATCCTCGTTGTCTATGCAGGGTGTATTATTCACGCTTTATTAGTCTATTCATTTTCAGTTAAAACCATTGCAAAAATGAATCCTCTTACATTTTTTAAAGGTATTGCACCCGCGAGCTTAGTCGCATTTAGTACGTCAAGTAGTTCTGGTACATTGCCTATTACAATTAAAAATACGGAGGATAACCTTGGTGTTTCGAAGAAAGTAAGCAGCTTTGTACTTCCATTAGGTGCTACTATTAATATGGATGGAACAGCATTATATCAAGGTGTATGTGCGTTATTCATAGCACAATTTATGGGCGTTGATCTTAGTATTACTCAACAAATATTGATTGTATTAACTGCAACACTTGCTTCCATCGGTACTGCAGGTGTCCCTGGTGCCGGCTTGATTATGCTAACGATGGTGACAACCGCAGTAGGGTTACCATTAGAAGCTGTAGCACTAGTCGCTGGAATTGACCGAATTTTGGATATGATGCGTACATCCTTAAATGTAACTGGAGATGCTTCTGCTGCAGTTGTAGTCAATGCTTTAGAAGAAAAACGTGAATTAAAAGCTTCAAATAATGTGAGTGTATAA
- a CDS encoding N-acetyltransferase, with amino-acid sequence MSSWYKKLREYFPEKEMKTKEHFELLLKEKKGLYQIIDDMEYILVYFEKLDYIFIDYILVKGTTRGKGIGSMVLNELKKRGKTIILEVEPVTIQDPDSERRIRFYERNNFKKIDSIRYERIHNITNELNQMDIYCWSEAPVSDAWVLNRMADAYLEVHCFGVKEIYGRDPQPVEEVIWFEDSKARTDVSKVIV; translated from the coding sequence ATGAGTAGTTGGTATAAGAAGTTGAGAGAATATTTTCCAGAGAAAGAGATGAAGACAAAGGAGCACTTTGAACTTCTTTTGAAGGAAAAAAAGGGATTATATCAAATAATTGACGATATGGAATATATATTGGTTTATTTTGAAAAACTAGATTATATATTCATTGACTATATATTAGTAAAGGGAACTACTAGAGGTAAAGGAATCGGAAGCATGGTTTTGAATGAGCTTAAAAAAAGAGGAAAGACCATTATTCTCGAAGTTGAACCAGTCACAATTCAAGATCCCGATTCAGAACGAAGAATACGATTTTATGAGCGCAATAATTTTAAAAAGATAGATTCGATTCGGTATGAAAGAATTCATAATATAACAAATGAGCTAAATCAAATGGATATTTACTGTTGGTCGGAAGCGCCTGTTTCAGATGCTTGGGTGCTTAATCGCATGGCTGATGCGTATCTTGAAGTGCACTGCTTCGGAGTTAAAGAAATATATGGGCGTGACCCACAACCCGTAGAAGAAGTAATTTGGTTTGAAGATAGTAAGGCGAGAACGGATGTTTCGAAGGTTATAGTATAA